From a single Deinococcus radiotolerans genomic region:
- a CDS encoding phosphatase PAP2 family protein — translation MPRPNQPRSPSRLTWPALLSLLALTALTITVQTGTTAPLDTPVSAWLHTHATPATIGAARALNVTGLLGVTLTATALIAAWAFTRSRRAALLLLTGMTATLAAQLLLNAAVHRPRPTLYPHLVAAPGLSYPSGHAALAAALGTLLSVLLRRTPTRTWAVTLTAAYALSMGAARVLLGVHAPSDVLAGWLLGVTVSLGVTLLLEHWWPRRDHPT, via the coding sequence ATGCCCCGGCCCAACCAGCCACGCAGTCCATCCCGCCTGACGTGGCCCGCCCTGCTGAGCCTGCTGGCCCTGACCGCCCTGACCATCACCGTGCAGACCGGCACCACCGCCCCCCTGGACACCCCCGTTAGCGCGTGGCTGCACACGCACGCCACGCCCGCCACCATCGGCGCCGCCCGCGCCCTGAACGTCACGGGCCTGCTGGGCGTCACCCTGACCGCCACCGCCCTGATCGCCGCGTGGGCGTTCACCCGCTCGCGCCGCGCGGCGCTGCTGCTCCTGACCGGCATGACCGCCACGCTGGCCGCGCAACTCCTGCTGAACGCCGCCGTGCACCGCCCCCGACCCACCCTGTACCCGCACCTGGTCGCCGCGCCCGGCCTGTCCTACCCCAGCGGGCACGCCGCCCTCGCCGCCGCGCTGGGCACCCTCCTGAGCGTCCTGCTGCGCCGCACCCCCACCCGCACCTGGGCCGTCACCCTGACCGCCGCGTACGCCCTAAGCATGGGCGCCGCCCGCGTCCTGCTGGGCGTCCACGCCCCCAGCGACGTTCTGGCCGGCTGGCTACTGGGCGTGACCGTCAGCCTGGGCGTCACGCTGCTGCTGGAACACTGGTGGCCGCGCCGCGACCACCCCACCTGA
- a CDS encoding discoidin domain-containing protein, protein MLSGPLTIKKIGFLTSFIGLSLVVASCGQQSAAPSGTTQTAAPATEDARLSTAALLPGALPITASTASDVARSDTTSWYSRDGALSSYWATNWTSQSQWIRYDLGSAQTVGSVAVAWYNGAAQKYKFDVAVSSDATTWKTVASGLSSSGTTTAAEKYDFADQSARYVRITLAANTAVKLAGIAEIALLGADTTTAPVTTAPITAPITTNPDALTPESFGARGDGVTDDTTALTALFNAANKQAKPIAFGAGKTYLTGRTNGYQYNITTNGLTVQGNGATIKVMNGTTTASSLYVLRIAAQNVTVENLTVDANRAGRPTLTNWNQYAWFIDGGSVNVRLKGIRGLNSPVDNLYIRDQMGASPSTSDALYPREIYIDGAEMLNAARNNASVISSKNVYITGGRFNGANGSNPEAGIDIEPNTSDTYGNNGVYLTNVETSNNRGGGVDVAGHHNQNIVVKNHVANSNGTAFFAMPDGGAIQVDGLTGSNYASNPVATERNGFVSLVPGGVTGGKVSIQNVTLTGINSTLPSVHQNYDGAVTIHDTQINQYTGTRPVVEAKPADIYNIYRDGVKIQ, encoded by the coding sequence ATGCTGTCAGGTCCCCTCACAATCAAGAAAATTGGTTTCCTTACGAGCTTCATCGGTCTTTCTCTGGTGGTCGCGTCCTGCGGTCAACAGAGCGCCGCCCCGAGTGGCACCACCCAGACCGCCGCCCCCGCCACAGAAGACGCCCGCCTGAGCACCGCCGCCCTCCTCCCCGGCGCCCTGCCCATCACCGCCTCCACCGCGAGCGACGTGGCCCGCTCGGACACCACCTCCTGGTACTCCCGCGACGGCGCCCTCAGCAGCTACTGGGCCACCAACTGGACCAGCCAGAGCCAGTGGATCCGCTATGACCTCGGCAGCGCCCAGACGGTCGGCTCGGTCGCCGTGGCGTGGTACAACGGCGCCGCCCAGAAATACAAGTTCGACGTCGCCGTGTCCAGTGACGCCACCACCTGGAAGACCGTCGCCAGCGGCCTGAGCAGCAGCGGCACCACCACCGCCGCCGAGAAGTACGACTTCGCGGACCAGTCGGCCCGTTACGTCCGCATCACCCTGGCCGCCAACACGGCCGTCAAGCTCGCGGGCATCGCTGAGATCGCCCTGCTCGGCGCGGACACCACCACCGCCCCGGTCACCACGGCGCCCATCACCGCCCCGATCACGACCAACCCCGACGCGCTGACGCCCGAATCGTTCGGCGCGCGCGGAGACGGCGTCACGGACGACACCACCGCGCTGACCGCCCTGTTCAACGCCGCCAACAAGCAGGCCAAACCCATTGCCTTCGGTGCCGGCAAGACCTATCTCACGGGGCGCACCAACGGCTACCAGTACAACATCACGACCAACGGCCTGACCGTGCAGGGCAACGGCGCGACCATCAAGGTCATGAACGGCACCACCACCGCCAGCAGCCTCTACGTCCTGCGCATCGCCGCGCAGAACGTCACCGTCGAGAACCTCACCGTCGACGCCAACCGCGCCGGGCGCCCCACCCTGACCAACTGGAACCAGTACGCGTGGTTCATCGACGGCGGCAGCGTCAACGTCCGCCTCAAGGGCATCCGCGGCCTGAACAGCCCCGTCGACAACCTCTACATCCGTGATCAGATGGGCGCCTCGCCCAGCACCTCCGACGCGCTGTACCCGCGGGAGATCTACATCGACGGGGCGGAGATGCTGAACGCCGCGCGGAACAACGCCAGCGTGATCAGCAGCAAGAACGTGTACATCACGGGCGGGCGCTTCAACGGCGCGAACGGCTCGAACCCCGAGGCAGGCATCGACATCGAACCGAACACCAGCGACACGTACGGGAACAACGGGGTGTACCTGACGAACGTGGAGACGTCGAACAACCGGGGCGGGGGCGTGGACGTGGCGGGGCACCACAACCAGAACATCGTGGTGAAAAACCACGTGGCGAACAGCAACGGCACGGCCTTCTTCGCCATGCCCGACGGCGGCGCCATCCAGGTTGACGGCCTCACCGGCAGCAACTACGCCTCCAACCCCGTGGCGACTGAACGCAACGGCTTCGTGTCCCTGGTGCCCGGCGGCGTGACCGGCGGCAAGGTGAGCATCCAGAACGTGACGCTGACCGGCATCAACTCGACCCTGCCGAGCGTGCACCAGAACTACGACGGGGCCGTGACGATCCACGACACGCAGATCAACCAGTACACCGGCACGCGCCCGGTCGTGGAAGCCAAACCTGCCGACATCTACAACATCTACCGCGACGGCGTCAAAATCCAGTAA
- a CDS encoding P-loop NTPase has translation MPLDLRRISHSVRRFLIPVGIVAATVAGVTLLSSRRAPEVYQATSSMVAARSDTGNTVINNALVTAPTLPTGALQEALGSPEVLRDIQNRLNAAPLGQAEQLDLRRRLLRNAQPDGPRSLKLVSRLDEQRTGVYEVLARAATPAAARAFADATVTALMAWDTQRATDSVTRARESVERRISALDTRLNGTNQSGRADQLDLRAQLVRDREQLRVLEQAAVGSLTRVGTAQLPTEPVSPTPMRDALVAGLLSVMLLLPVVVVLDLSRRRVNLIEDLDALDLPLTVLPRFKRTVLGGGLGPALRHAQVQQQAASLRVGVWAQLPGPQLRVVAVSGLRRGDGASTVAALLAAALAEWGSRVLLIDTDPLGAGQAGLWRARTEAATHPVAVAPRVDLWRQPSLPRLSVEPRKLEALQAEWAQQYEFVILDCPPAGEIADTLLLMARASGVLLVTAPGTASQDNLLRALEQVRLVAARVMGVVMNRGPVSARPAARRGVDVAAWAAGDAATPEVAPTEALSRLP, from the coding sequence GTGCCCCTCGACCTCAGACGGATCTCCCACTCGGTCCGGCGATTCCTGATCCCCGTGGGGATCGTGGCGGCCACGGTCGCGGGCGTCACCCTCCTGAGCAGCCGCCGCGCGCCGGAGGTCTATCAGGCCACCTCCAGCATGGTCGCCGCGCGCAGCGACACCGGCAACACCGTCATCAACAACGCGCTGGTCACGGCCCCCACGCTGCCCACCGGCGCTCTCCAGGAGGCGCTGGGCAGCCCCGAGGTGCTGCGCGACATCCAGAACAGACTGAACGCCGCGCCGCTGGGGCAGGCCGAGCAGCTGGACCTGCGCCGCCGCCTGCTCCGCAACGCCCAGCCCGACGGCCCCCGTTCCCTGAAACTGGTGTCCCGCCTGGACGAGCAGCGCACCGGGGTGTACGAGGTTCTGGCGCGAGCGGCCACGCCCGCCGCCGCCCGCGCCTTCGCGGACGCCACCGTCACCGCCCTGATGGCCTGGGACACGCAGCGCGCCACGGACAGCGTCACGCGCGCCCGCGAGAGCGTCGAGCGGCGCATCAGTGCACTCGATACCCGCCTGAATGGCACGAACCAGTCCGGCCGCGCGGACCAGCTGGACCTGCGCGCCCAGCTGGTCCGCGACCGCGAGCAGCTGCGGGTGCTGGAGCAGGCGGCCGTGGGCAGCCTGACGCGCGTGGGCACCGCGCAGCTGCCCACCGAGCCGGTCTCGCCCACCCCCATGCGGGACGCGCTGGTCGCGGGCCTGCTCAGCGTCATGCTGCTGCTGCCGGTCGTGGTCGTGCTGGACCTCAGCCGCCGCCGCGTGAACCTCATTGAAGACCTAGACGCCCTGGATCTTCCCCTGACCGTTCTGCCGCGCTTCAAGCGGACCGTGCTGGGCGGCGGCCTCGGCCCGGCCCTGCGGCACGCGCAGGTGCAGCAGCAGGCCGCGTCACTGCGGGTGGGCGTCTGGGCGCAGCTGCCCGGCCCGCAGCTGCGCGTGGTGGCCGTCAGCGGCCTGCGCCGCGGGGACGGCGCGAGCACCGTCGCGGCGCTGCTGGCCGCCGCGCTGGCCGAGTGGGGCTCCCGCGTCCTGCTGATCGACACTGACCCACTGGGCGCCGGTCAGGCCGGACTGTGGCGGGCCCGGACGGAGGCCGCCACGCACCCGGTCGCGGTGGCGCCCCGCGTGGACCTGTGGCGGCAGCCCAGCCTGCCCCGCCTGAGCGTGGAACCCAGGAAGCTGGAGGCACTCCAGGCCGAGTGGGCGCAGCAGTACGAGTTCGTGATCCTGGACTGCCCGCCCGCCGGGGAGATCGCGGACACGCTGCTGCTGATGGCGCGCGCGTCCGGCGTGCTGCTCGTCACGGCGCCCGGCACGGCCAGCCAAGACAACCTGCTGCGCGCGCTGGAGCAGGTGCGGCTCGTCGCGGCGCGCGTGATGGGCGTCGTGATGAACCGCGGCCCGGTCAGCGCGCGCCCGGCGGCGCGGCGCGGCGTGGACGTGGCTGCCTGGGCGGCCGGGGACGCGGCCACGCCGGAGGTGGCGCCCACCGAGGCGCTCTCCCGCCTGCCCTGA
- a CDS encoding class I SAM-dependent DNA methyltransferase — protein sequence MQRQPFTALAAVYDAIMADVEYDHWADFVLTYARDAGLPGPGRALDLACGTGGFTRELRAAGWDVTGLDFSEAMLAEARTRLPGVPFVQGDLRTFDLGERFGLVTCVFDSLNNLLTPADLGAALSRARAHLSPGGLLAFDVNTRLGVRELWEGDAIEGLAPLPDGGEVHYHWSHHYDAEADVGVVQAFCRVDDQEFVETHRERGYDPADLDPLLRAAGFETWETVEYPDYAPPEPDAPRVWVFARAGGS from the coding sequence ATGCAGAGGCAGCCGTTTACAGCGTTGGCCGCCGTGTACGACGCGATCATGGCGGACGTGGAGTACGACCACTGGGCGGATTTCGTCCTGACGTACGCGCGGGACGCCGGGCTGCCCGGGCCGGGGCGGGCGCTGGACCTGGCGTGCGGCACAGGCGGCTTCACGCGGGAGTTGCGCGCGGCGGGCTGGGACGTGACGGGCCTGGATTTCAGTGAGGCGATGCTCGCGGAGGCGCGGACCCGGCTACCGGGCGTGCCGTTCGTGCAGGGGGACCTGCGGACCTTCGACCTTGGGGAGCGGTTCGGGCTGGTGACGTGCGTGTTCGACAGCCTGAACAACCTGCTGACCCCGGCGGACCTGGGGGCGGCCCTGTCGCGCGCGCGGGCGCACCTGAGTCCCGGCGGGCTGCTGGCGTTCGACGTGAACACGCGCCTGGGCGTGCGGGAGTTGTGGGAGGGGGACGCCATCGAGGGCCTGGCGCCCCTACCGGACGGCGGGGAAGTGCACTACCACTGGTCGCACCACTACGACGCGGAGGCGGATGTGGGCGTGGTGCAGGCGTTCTGCCGGGTGGATGATCAGGAGTTCGTGGAAACGCACCGCGAGCGCGGGTACGACCCGGCCGACCTGGACCCCCTGCTGAGGGCGGCGGGCTTTGAGACGTGGGAGACCGTGGAGTACCCGGATTACGCGCCGCCGGAACCGGACGCGCCGCGCGTGTGGGTGTTCGCCCGAGCGGGCGGATCGTGA
- a CDS encoding diacylglycerol/lipid kinase family protein, translating into MAAAELTPGPLTPAVLIHNASSGSSHRADPTQVQGALRDAGFDAEYRPTRTPDDLLTALHGPLPGPVFIAGGDGTFRAAALHLTGRSATVGVIPLGTSNNIARTLGLQGDPLDIVRAYRTAAPHPFDAGRVQAPWGEDVFFEAFGCGVFADVLHAYDPEGPKSPLRAAQALLSTLPGFQPQNVPVHVNGEDRPAPPVTLLEIMNIQSTGNSLRLAPDAHPGDGQLNLIRVNGEQRDSLLAYAAALLRGQFDTLPSVQEDVAATFTLHATGQIFHVDGETRTDPGGPVHVQVWPAALHVLRPT; encoded by the coding sequence ATGGCCGCTGCCGAACTGACCCCGGGCCCACTGACGCCCGCCGTGCTGATCCACAACGCCAGTTCCGGCAGCAGCCACCGCGCCGACCCCACGCAGGTGCAGGGCGCCCTGCGGGACGCCGGATTCGACGCCGAGTACCGCCCCACCCGCACGCCCGACGACCTGCTGACCGCCCTGCACGGTCCACTGCCCGGCCCGGTGTTCATCGCCGGAGGGGACGGCACCTTCCGCGCCGCCGCGCTGCACCTCACCGGGCGCAGCGCGACCGTCGGCGTGATCCCGCTGGGCACCTCAAACAACATTGCCCGGACCCTGGGACTTCAGGGCGACCCGCTGGACATCGTCCGCGCGTACCGGACCGCGGCGCCCCACCCGTTCGACGCGGGCCGCGTGCAGGCCCCCTGGGGCGAGGACGTGTTCTTCGAGGCGTTCGGGTGCGGCGTGTTCGCAGACGTCCTGCACGCCTACGACCCCGAAGGGCCCAAGAGCCCCCTGCGGGCCGCGCAGGCCCTCCTGAGTACCCTGCCCGGCTTCCAGCCGCAGAACGTTCCCGTCCACGTGAACGGAGAGGACCGCCCCGCGCCACCCGTGACGCTGCTGGAAATCATGAACATCCAGTCCACCGGGAACAGCCTGCGCCTCGCCCCAGACGCCCACCCTGGCGACGGGCAGCTGAACCTGATCCGCGTGAACGGCGAGCAGCGCGACAGCCTCTTGGCGTACGCCGCCGCCCTGCTGCGCGGCCAGTTCGACACGCTCCCCAGCGTGCAGGAAGACGTGGCCGCCACCTTCACCCTGCACGCCACAGGACAGATCTTCCACGTGGATGGCGAAACCCGCACTGACCCCGGCGGCCCCGTACACGTACAGGTCTGGCCTGCCGCGCTGCACGTCCTGCGCCCCACCTGA
- a CDS encoding NAD(P)H-dependent glycerol-3-phosphate dehydrogenase, with protein sequence MSALPVLGAGGWGTALAVNAARNGPVRLWARRADFARTLAEQRVNAEYLPGVTLPAGLEVTAHLGEAITDAPFALVVVPSVGVPDLLAALPRDLGVVLCAKGLAPDGGQLSVLARQLGFTRVAVLSGPNHAEEIGRGLPAATVVASRDGGFARSVQAALMTPGLRVYTSDDETGVELGGVLKNVMAVAAGLVDGLNLGDNAKSALITRGLREMNRYLTALGAREETVYGLSGLGDLVATATSRHSRNRAAGEAIARGEHPGQGGKVVEGLRTAGLLDAWAAAHGHDLPIVRAVAHVTRGEWSPQDGVARLMEREAKPEQH encoded by the coding sequence GTGAGCGCCCTGCCGGTGCTGGGCGCGGGCGGCTGGGGCACGGCGCTGGCCGTGAACGCGGCGCGCAACGGCCCGGTGCGGCTGTGGGCGCGCCGCGCGGATTTTGCGCGCACGCTGGCCGAGCAGCGGGTGAACGCGGAGTACCTGCCGGGCGTGACGCTCCCGGCGGGCCTGGAGGTCACGGCGCACCTAGGCGAGGCGATCACGGACGCGCCGTTCGCGCTGGTCGTGGTGCCCAGCGTGGGCGTCCCGGACCTGCTCGCGGCGCTGCCACGGGACCTGGGCGTGGTTCTGTGCGCCAAGGGGCTCGCGCCGGACGGCGGGCAGCTGAGCGTCCTGGCGCGGCAGCTGGGCTTCACGCGCGTGGCGGTCCTGAGCGGCCCGAACCACGCTGAGGAGATCGGACGGGGCCTGCCCGCCGCCACCGTGGTCGCCAGCCGCGACGGGGGCTTCGCGCGGTCCGTGCAGGCGGCACTGATGACGCCGGGCCTGCGCGTGTACACCAGTGACGACGAGACCGGCGTGGAACTGGGCGGCGTGCTGAAGAACGTCATGGCGGTCGCAGCCGGGCTGGTGGACGGCCTGAACCTGGGCGACAACGCGAAGTCCGCGCTGATCACGCGTGGGCTGCGCGAGATGAACCGCTACCTGACGGCGCTGGGCGCGCGTGAGGAGACGGTGTACGGCCTGAGCGGCCTGGGGGATCTGGTCGCCACGGCCACCAGTCGCCACAGCCGCAACCGCGCGGCGGGCGAGGCCATCGCGCGCGGGGAGCACCCGGGGCAGGGCGGGAAGGTCGTGGAGGGCCTGCGCACAGCGGGCCTGCTGGACGCGTGGGCGGCGGCGCACGGGCATGACCTGCCGATCGTGCGGGCGGTGGCGCACGTCACGCGCGGCGAGTGGTCCCCGCAGGACGGCGTGGCCCGCCTGATGGAACGCGAGGCGAAACCCGAACAGCACTGA
- a CDS encoding adenosylcobalamin-dependent ribonucleoside-diphosphate reductase: MTTLSAQPLTNFDENAHHIAKRQYLQGTDGDLSGMFRRIATWVAGAEEAGAREHWAQAYYDLMAEKKFCPGGRVLAGAGTQHGNVLNCFVQGATEHAPHTFEGVMEVAKKLALVTKVGGGNGVNLDVYTPRAESSRPDTGVRGWVYMSAAHADVQDFIEGLMRPPTQPDGEKQPIAVRNWTRVVYGQVIKPELVALARANGVSVVKAMPEGVQAVPDDMGGIIDAARKIAEDAKTGLEPRLDLSSMRPEGAPIKGSGGTSSGPVSFLLEIFDNFLEWANRGAEASGPINTLRFVYAPVLRVVRQGGTRRGAGMATISIEHPDVLDFLTAKDLDREASEGDISTFNISILVSSAFWDTLQAGGVWHVNAQDVPGKYYLAPQKGAFKGTLPTLPIRAEDDAQGVPVYTDKSGKTGIPAQWLWDQIAQHAWSTGEPGLIFVDRINEHSALKNLGERYQIRSTNPCGEIPLTVGEPCDLGAINLAAYVHSSTFDYDTFRADVRTAVRFLDDVLDVNVFALEDNRVASQDLRRLGLGVMGLADALIKLGLRYDSEAGRDTIYDIMSALREEAIAESERLGEERGIYPVYTRHAEQIPHAPRRNVAVLTVAPTGTTSMLMGVSSGIEPIFSPFIWRKIGSEYRALLAPLFVELLETYPAPQGMTKDGGWDWDKVTEAVSENHGSVVGLPFIPDALQQVFVCAHDIKPVDHVRMQGTVQRAFDAEGHAANSLSKTINLPNDATVQDVQDAYSEAYKTGCKGITVYRDGSRQFQVLSTSKKKTKKEDDNAEPTPAEPSASADVMGESTPTPEPTPAPTPKVSPTMPSKPTYERPTRLRGITDMVKLTDPTSGHRRSFLVTVNELGGKPVEVMVISGRAGDEANADSEALGRVVSIALQHGVPAQAIVKTLRGINGGLYGSYNGRLVGSKADLIAVALETFQKDLDAAKLPPLAGGSTDTAQPVTSSAAPSGVSVEGMGRERCPVCEEKAVIREEGCLKCQACGYSKCG, translated from the coding sequence GTGACCACCCTGAGCGCCCAGCCCCTGACCAACTTCGACGAGAACGCCCACCACATTGCCAAGCGGCAGTACCTGCAAGGCACGGACGGCGACCTGAGCGGCATGTTCCGCCGCATCGCCACCTGGGTGGCCGGCGCAGAGGAGGCGGGCGCGCGCGAGCACTGGGCGCAGGCGTACTACGACCTGATGGCCGAGAAGAAATTCTGCCCCGGCGGGCGCGTCCTGGCTGGCGCCGGTACGCAGCACGGCAACGTCCTGAACTGCTTCGTGCAGGGCGCCACTGAGCACGCCCCGCACACCTTCGAGGGCGTGATGGAAGTCGCGAAGAAACTCGCGCTGGTCACGAAGGTCGGCGGCGGAAACGGCGTGAACCTGGACGTATACACGCCCCGCGCCGAGAGCAGCCGCCCCGACACCGGCGTGCGCGGCTGGGTGTACATGAGCGCCGCGCACGCGGACGTGCAGGACTTCATCGAGGGCCTCATGCGCCCCCCCACCCAGCCCGACGGTGAGAAGCAGCCCATCGCGGTGCGCAACTGGACGCGCGTGGTGTACGGGCAGGTCATCAAGCCGGAACTGGTCGCGCTGGCCCGCGCGAACGGCGTGTCCGTCGTCAAGGCCATGCCCGAAGGCGTGCAGGCCGTGCCGGACGACATGGGCGGCATCATCGACGCGGCCCGCAAGATCGCCGAGGACGCCAAGACCGGCCTGGAGCCCCGCCTGGACCTGAGCAGCATGCGCCCCGAGGGTGCCCCGATCAAGGGTTCGGGCGGCACGAGCAGCGGCCCCGTGAGCTTCCTGCTGGAAATCTTCGACAACTTCCTGGAATGGGCCAACCGCGGCGCGGAAGCGTCGGGCCCGATCAACACCCTGCGCTTCGTGTACGCCCCGGTGCTGCGCGTCGTCCGTCAGGGCGGCACCCGGCGCGGCGCGGGCATGGCCACGATTTCCATTGAGCACCCGGACGTGCTGGACTTCCTGACCGCCAAGGACCTCGACCGCGAGGCCAGCGAGGGGGACATCAGCACCTTCAACATCAGCATCCTGGTCAGCAGCGCCTTCTGGGACACCCTCCAGGCGGGCGGCGTGTGGCACGTTAACGCGCAGGACGTGCCCGGCAAGTACTACCTCGCCCCGCAGAAGGGCGCGTTCAAGGGCACCCTGCCCACGCTGCCCATCCGCGCCGAGGACGACGCGCAGGGCGTCCCCGTGTACACCGACAAGAGCGGCAAGACCGGCATCCCCGCCCAGTGGCTGTGGGACCAGATCGCGCAGCACGCCTGGAGCACCGGCGAACCCGGCCTGATCTTCGTGGACCGCATCAACGAGCATTCCGCCCTGAAGAACCTGGGCGAGCGCTACCAGATCCGCAGCACCAACCCCTGCGGCGAGATCCCCCTGACCGTCGGTGAACCCTGCGACCTGGGCGCCATCAACCTCGCGGCGTACGTGCACAGCAGCACCTTCGACTACGACACGTTCCGCGCGGACGTCCGCACCGCCGTGCGCTTCCTGGACGACGTGCTCGACGTGAACGTGTTCGCACTCGAAGACAACCGCGTCGCCAGCCAGGACCTGCGCCGCCTGGGCCTGGGCGTCATGGGCCTCGCCGACGCCCTCATCAAACTCGGCCTGCGCTACGACAGTGAAGCGGGCCGCGACACCATCTACGACATCATGAGCGCCCTGCGCGAGGAAGCCATCGCGGAAAGCGAACGCCTGGGCGAGGAACGCGGCATCTACCCCGTGTACACCCGCCACGCCGAGCAGATCCCCCACGCACCCCGCCGCAACGTCGCCGTGCTGACCGTCGCCCCCACCGGCACCACCAGCATGCTCATGGGCGTCAGTAGCGGCATCGAACCCATCTTCAGCCCGTTCATCTGGCGCAAGATCGGCAGCGAATACCGCGCCCTCCTCGCTCCCCTCTTCGTCGAACTGCTCGAAACGTACCCCGCCCCCCAGGGCATGACGAAGGACGGAGGCTGGGACTGGGACAAGGTCACCGAAGCCGTCAGCGAAAACCACGGTTCGGTCGTCGGCCTGCCGTTCATTCCCGACGCCCTCCAGCAGGTGTTCGTCTGCGCGCACGACATCAAACCCGTCGATCACGTCCGCATGCAGGGCACCGTGCAGCGCGCCTTCGACGCCGAAGGGCACGCCGCCAACAGCCTCAGCAAGACCATCAACCTCCCCAACGACGCCACCGTGCAGGACGTGCAGGACGCCTACAGCGAAGCGTACAAGACCGGCTGCAAAGGCATCACCGTCTACCGCGACGGCAGCCGCCAGTTCCAGGTCCTGAGCACCAGCAAGAAAAAAACCAAGAAAGAAGACGACAACGCCGAACCCACCCCCGCTGAACCCAGCGCCAGCGCCGACGTCATGGGCGAAAGCACCCCCACCCCGGAACCCACCCCCGCCCCCACGCCCAAGGTGAGTCCCACCATGCCCAGCAAACCCACCTACGAACGCCCCACCCGACTGCGCGGCATCACCGACATGGTCAAACTCACCGACCCCACCAGCGGCCACCGCCGCAGCTTCCTCGTCACCGTCAACGAACTCGGCGGCAAACCCGTCGAAGTCATGGTCATCAGCGGCCGCGCCGGCGACGAAGCGAACGCCGACAGCGAAGCCCTCGGCCGCGTCGTCAGCATCGCCCTCCAGCACGGCGTCCCCGCCCAGGCCATCGTCAAAACCCTGCGCGGCATCAACGGCGGCCTGTACGGCAGCTACAACGGCCGCCTCGTGGGCAGCAAAGCCGACCTGATCGCCGTCGCCCTGGAAACCTTCCAGAAAGACCTCGACGCCGCCAAACTCCCCCCCCTCGCCGGAGGCAGCACCGACACCGCCCAACCCGTCACCAGCAGCGCTGCGCCCAGTGGCGTCAGCGTGGAGGGCATGGGGCGCGAGCGGTGCCCGGTGTGCGAGGAGAAAGCCGTGATCCGCGAGGAAGGCTGCCTAAAATGCCAAGCCTGCGGCTACAGCAAATGCGGCTGA